The genomic segment aCCTGCTATTGGTGACGGACGGCGACAACtcacattatatatacatttctgTTTTTTCACGAGAAAATGCGCAGAAAACCGGGTCGGGCAGCGGGTTCAGGTGTATGAGGTGGGGTGGGGTAAATATACGTCACACACGTGACGAGTCGGGCGGCGGGGCAGCAAGGGGCAACAGAGGCCATCAAGGATCAGCGGAGGGCCAGCAGGGCCAGCGGTCTGAATCCCCCTTTTAATACTACTCCGGTTGAATAAAGTCATCGCAGATACGGgggaaaaatatgaaaaagaaCTCGCGTCACATGTCGATTTAATCGAGATAAATGACGCGAAAATTACTACACTTGGCGAAATATTTACAAAGGAACTagctatacatagtaatatatccGTGGCGATCGAGAAAAAAATCTTGACGCTTGACGGCGGAGCTCGAGtgattgaaatgaaaataatgcaCTTAGAATCGACGTTCGTGACGTcggttgataaatatttttcgaaataaataataaaattgaatctcAGTAGCTATtgctaatttgaattttaaacactcACTCAATTCACTAATAAGGTAGCGCCAGTTATTAGCTAGGCTGCCCCTGCcgatgaagtctagtcacgcctatAGTAGGTAACAAACTTTTGATATACCAAACTATTTTCTAGGTcctttatatcatttttaaaaattcaaatatttaatgaaagtATGACGAAATAAAACAAGGAACATTCCATCATGTAAATGCcccattttgtatttatattttaatatttgatatattatttgacattataatatttacattatttatttacttacatttcaactaattattagattatagacaattatatataattaaatgtcatcaatattaaatgggcatgatgaaatattatactattattgtgctGTTTAATCACATTTTCATcaagtatttataatgtaagtaggaactgttaaaaattaaattccctAAATTTGTGTAAATTCATTAGTAAATACTCTATATCTGTAAGTATTAATTGAAAGTTATTAACAATGCCTAAATGCGTTTTTGAACATTGTGATAGTGGTACTAGGAAGAAAGGAAAAATATCGTAAGAGCCATGCAGTCCATTTGCATATactgaaaataatacatacgtataaaacatatattaaatgtttaagacATAGGTACATTAGAGTAATTGTTTACTTTACAGGCCTTTGACATGAATGACAATGATTCCTTCAATGGCCTTGAGAAGGAAGGTTTACAATATGTCATAGGATATGTTGCatctaaattttctaaaaaatatccTCTATTGGTATCAGAACAGCCAACCACCAATGATGAAAATTGGATAAGATATCTGTCTAAAAAAAGGATAGACATATCCATCCAGTAAATTAATCAAAGTTGCAAACAAAATGGAAAAGTTATTCATTGATTTTCATGGAAATCACCTATCAAAAGAAGAtggtattatgaaaaaattaaactatcaaCGCTAGATATACCAGTTAAAGTAGTTAAATGTCTTGTTCGAAGCCCTTCTTCCCAGGAACcaaagattatatattatatatctaacacaaaattgtatattataatctagcTGTATCAAGATGTATTTCCCAAGAATAATCACCTTCTCACTCATACAACAAACACTAGGATTTATTGCATATGACTGTGGTGGacctaaaataaacataaacaatagTTCCGTGTAATATGGTCATGGAAAAAAGAAGTCGCTGTTCGAGCTATTCAAGGGATAATTTACATTTGCGgagttaattcattatttttattcataattacctaatgaatatactcttgacttttttttataaatcttcaTATACGATGACTATTAATCAACTAAACCGTGACGGGTcattaaataacaaatgtttttgatttaaatttaaaaaaaaaaactaaatgcgAGCATTACTATACAATAATCACATAATTTGCtacaataataaacacaacttgcatgtaaatttattttctctGCAACATTTGTCTAAATCATTTTTCGTTAAACACGACGATCCTACCCATCTACAACAATAATCGCAATATAACCATTTTGTATTTACATGGTCAACATACTTTTCACTGCAATACAAACATAAGTATGTCAACGGATAAGAATTTTCaacaattaagttttttaaaaaaaccctaTATGCCGATGGtttgaatttattgttaaaatgaatTTGCTGTGAAATTCGTGATATCTAATTTAACAATCATAAtcattatttgtacataatataaaatataaacaccacAATTATAATTGTCCATTTGAATTGGTGTTTGTAATGTTTGATCGATTGATTGTAAATTGAATTGGCCGATTCGATACATAATGGTTACGTAGACGAACTATGtagtaaatataaatctaaaatatcgtCAGTGGTTCAAAAATCTATCGGTGTTAGTACTGGTTTAAATCAATCTACTTTTTATATAGGGAATATACAAACCACTAGTGTTATGCATATTGAAAACGATCGCTTGCCGTCAATAAATATTCTATACAGAGATATGCCTAAATTGTGGCTATCTTTATCTAAAAAAGCTCAAAAAAAACATGTCGAAGTTATGCGAAAATACGATAAAGGATGTAAAATTGAagatttaacttatttttttcatccaatGTATTTTCGAACGAATAATATTCCGATTCACATAACCTATCAACAAACGCGGTCTGGTTTATACATTAAGGTGTTCCATGGAGTTCACTTAAAGATTTTTTGAAACGTGATAATGTTGAATTAGTTCCAAAAATGGGAAGACCATATGCACTTACATCAGACcttgaaatacaaatattaaactatatcatAAAGATGCAAGAACTTGGCTTTGGTTTGACTGTGTTACAGGTAAGAAAAATAGCTCACAAAATAGCCACTGCAGCTGGACGTGGATCTTATTTCAATGAAGATAATGAATCTGCTAGCAAGTGGTGGTGGGTGAATTTCAAAAAGAGGTATAAACTTACACTTAGAGTTCCTGAAAATCTTGCTGCTTATAGGGCATCGATGGCTAACAGTCATATGATCAgtgatttttattcaaaacttgATTCATTAATGATACAATTAGGTATTAAAGATATGACTGACCGTTTTTGGAATTGTGATGAAACTGGACTATCTTATGTGGAAAAAAGCCTAATAAAGTAGTTACTGCTATTGGTAAACGTTATGTTTATAAAAGGACTTATGCTGATCGTGGAGAAACGCATACACTTTTAGGATGTGTATGTGCTAATGTGTCATGGATTCCacctttaattatattcaaaggCATTAGATGGAACGATAATCTTAAAACCGATTGTTTACCAAACTGTATGGTAAAATTATCTCCAAAAGGATGGATTAATAGTGACTTATTTTTGGaatggtttaaattttttattgatactaTTCCAAGTGAACGACCTGTGATATTATTCATGGATTCACATGCATCACACATTAATATGGATGTTATATCACTTGCtaaagaaaatgaaatatatttatttacatttccaGCTCATACTAGCCATTTATTACAACCACTAGATGTAGGAGTATACAAGCCACTTAAGTCAAACTGGGCCACTAGCTTAAATGACTTTATGAGGGAAAATCCTGGAGAAAAACCAAATCGGACAACTTTTCATACAATATTGAATCCAGCATTTATTAAAagcttttctaaaaaaaatatagaaaatgcatttaaaaaaagtggcATTTGccctttaaataaaaatgccaTTCCTCCTGAAGCAATAGCTCCATCTCAATTGACAAACAGAGATAATTAAAGTTCAGAAATTCAACCACACAGTATTACTGCTATACAAACATTGTTAACTATTCCATCTGTAGAGCCAACCACACCTAACCCTAATAGGCCAAAAAGGGATTCAAGTGCAAAGTGTCTGACTCCTCCTGATCAACCTATTCCATCAACTTCAAAGGATTCTATTCCTGTATGttctaaaaaaagtaaaaaaaaaaaaatgcatcaaAAGATGATGATTGGGAGTGCGGTGTTTGTAAACAAATTTTACTATATCagataaaattaaagtaaaaattattatttaggttctTTGTGATTGTCTAGAAtcttatattgataattttctaTCTTATAGTTAATGTCTGTCGAGAAAATAGGTCAGCTATCGATACAAACATATCGAAGAAAGTAAATGAATTACAAATCATATCAAATGCATGCAGAAGGACACttggaaatattgaaaaaaatatctgttGCTCTTGATAAAACTCAAAGCATTGAATGTACTTTTAGTGAAGTAAGTAAAGTGTGGATTGGTTTAAGAAATCAATTTGAATTATTGCTCAAAGACTGTAAAATTGATCAATcaacatttcaacattttacgAAACATTATGACATGGCTATGATACCATGTCATTATTTAGCCAATATACTTGATCCAAAGTATAAAGGACAACATTTAAATGTGGAACAAATGGACCAAGGAATGAATTATGTATTAGTGTACCATCCTGAAATTATgtctgaaattttaaaatttaaatctcaGACAACCCCGTTTAAAGACTATCTTTTTTTCAATGATGCTTTACATAATATCTCTAGTATAACATTGTGGTAAGCATTAAGAAATGATATTTCTGAAAAATGTTATCCCTAAATATGCAACTGCATTTGGCTATTGCATGTAGAGCATGAGATGAACGAGTGTTCTCGACATTTGGGTTCAttcattcaaaaatttgaaatcgATTGGGAATACAAAAAGCGGGAAAATTGGTTACCacctttaaacatttaaacgaataactcatttttaatacttaataataattatttgcatattataaatttataattctttatattatattagttaatagtttttaaaaatgtttattgtttatagttaTCAGACTATGTACTATCTGAcaaaagttgttattattataattttttttaaatttattactcaacttaaaaatatcaatactattgttttactttttgcTAAAAGTTGTAATGTCaattgttatgtacctacctattcataatCCTGGTACGacttaataaagaaattaaagaagactgaaataaattgaatattgtattaggtataatattttataaagtaattaattattaattaatattagttgtaagtttttttttcaatcaataggtagtaggtaggtagattctcataataacaaaacagtCGATAATGTGATTAttgatttacttaaaaatatatcatatgaaaTGTCATTTATTTCACTAGaagtatagtatatactatatgctatataatatactaatatactatacatgaatgcatattgcatttttaaaatcaataaataaatgggtaatttgtattaagtaggtactactaaccatttatataaaactataataataatatagaaattaggctgttaaattatcaatagaacaaaaataaatttgaattataattaaataagttgcCAACTGCagaaatattcttatttatactattcaaaatttcaaattctatattatagcttatacaaTTTGCCATATCGGTACttttattcctaaaaaaaaaaggtattaatGTTTCTATCATCTAATTCAGTGAATTCCTGTTTATTTGCTCATTTGTAAGTAGGAGGTACTAGGTAtctacagatttttttttacagaaattgaattttatagtacaaagtataaatataattaccatagttttaatttaaccCTGTAATGTCATCAATAACTGTAAATACGAGTAGATAGTCATAgagaaataatttgattttgtttagtaaaaattgatatttcatATTAGTATTTTTCTCAATTCCAACATTTGACTTAAGTTTCTATTTCCTAcgttaatcaaatttaaaaaataaataattttcttggcTCACCTAAAATTGTCTACAGTTCTGTTAAAATATgtgtgatttaaatataatataatcacaattTACAATCATTTAATAGTgctattgatataatttaatacaaattaattgtatacacacttttattacctatttcattataaattatataaattattatcatcatcatctaaatattttaatgtacctatttttactctttataTTTGTCCACTTaactgcatataatataggtactacttgtatgtatacaaatattgtttgtaaCGGGTTACAATACTTGGATGATGCttatttatgacttatgttCATAATCATTATTCACTACACAAGATGGAACTCTTACATGCCTTAACAGCGGTTCCACTTATACACATATTTGAAAAC from the Acyrthosiphon pisum isolate AL4f chromosome X, pea_aphid_22Mar2018_4r6ur, whole genome shotgun sequence genome contains:
- the LOC100575924 gene encoding uncharacterized protein LOC100575924; translation: MEKLFIDFHGNHLSKEDGNIQTTSVMHIENDRLPSINILYRDMPKLWLSLSKKAQKKHVEVMRKYDKGCVPWSSLKDFLKRDNVELVPKMGRPYALTSDLEIQILNYIIKMQELGFGLTVLQVRKIAHKIATAAGRGSYFNEDNESASKWWWVNFKKRYKLTLRVPENLAAYRASMANSHMISDFYSKLDSLMIQLGIKDMTDRFWNCDETGLSYVEKSLIKTYADRGETHTLLGCVCANVSWIPPLIIFKGIRWNDNLKTDCLPNCMVKLSPKGWINSDLFLEWFKFFIDTIPSERPVILFMDSHASHINMDVISLAKENEIYLFTFPAHTSHLLQPLDVGVYKPLKSNWATSLNDFMRENPGEKPNRTTFHTILNPAFIKSFSKKNIENAFKKSGICPLNKNAIPPEAIAPSQLTNRDN